A part of Podarcis raffonei isolate rPodRaf1 chromosome 12, rPodRaf1.pri, whole genome shotgun sequence genomic DNA contains:
- the TMIE gene encoding transmembrane inner ear expressed protein, giving the protein MALDHPMRPTLCPFSGSPSLLLCYSRTALSQLIEATTEPPKKKPDPVTSETVVIWGLRLWQVVGIFALFVMSVIITLCCIFKCRIPRTKKEIEARYAKRQAAKTYADKLDTVPPLNELTEIPGGSTENLPTLSGQVDSLPLSSLPVVNEEDEIALPIH; this is encoded by the exons ATGGCGCTGGACCACCCCATGAGACCGACGCTTTGTCCCTTCAGCGGGTCGCCCTCCTTGCTGTTATGCTACTCCCGGACCGCTCTGAGTCAGCTGATAGAG GCCACCACGGAGCCGCCGAAAAAGAAACCGGACCCCGTCACATCGGAGACTGTGGTGATCTGGGGCTTGCGCCTCTGGCAAGTGGTTGGGATCTTTGCCCTCTTTGTGATGAGCGTCA TCATCACTCTGTGCTGCATCTTCAAATGCCGTATTCCTCGGACCAAGAAGGAGATTGAGGCTCGCTACGCCAAACGCCAGGCTGCCAAGACCTACGCAGACAAGCTGGACACCGTGCCTCCGCTCAATGAGCTCACCGAAATCCCAGGAg GCTCCACTGAAAACCTCCCAACTCTCTCTGGGCAAGTCGACTCCCTTCCTCTAAGTTCTCTGCCGGTGGTGAACGAGGAAGACGAAATAGCACTGCCGATCCACTAG